In Castanea sativa cultivar Marrone di Chiusa Pesio chromosome 6, ASM4071231v1, a single window of DNA contains:
- the LOC142638387 gene encoding uncharacterized protein At2g39795, mitochondrial-like: protein MAFTSILRKSGSSLSPLATRLVRGQRNYHRALFTAKTHSNLSHSHRISFLSPLLVPNLHYSSASKKPSSDETLLRVILSEIQCLQETDDHDRVEQIPSDFPFEIVDNPGLQTLTLKRTYQGEEIEVEVHMPDLVTGENDDDPDGDNSEKASLSSLPLVVSVSKKDGPSLEFSCISYPDEIEIDSLAAKHPEISDEEIAYKGPSFVDLDEDLQKAFKRYLNIRGIKPSTINFLHEYMINKNSKEELIWMKKLKKFVEA from the exons ATGGCTTTCACTTCCATTCTTCGCAAGTCGGGTTCTTCTTTGTCCCCACTCGCAACTCGACTCGTTCGTGGCCAGAGAAATTACCATCGTGCCCTCTTCACGGCCAAAACCCACTCCAATCTCTCTCACAGCCACAGGATCTCATTTCTGAGCCCTCTTTTGGTTCCCAACCTTCACTACTCTTCTGCTTCGAAGAAGCCCAGCTCTGATGAGACCCTTTTACGAGTGATACTGTCAGAGATCCAGTGCTTGCAGGAGACTGATGATCATGATCGG GTTGAACAGATTCCAAGTGATTTTCCTTTCGAAATTGTGGATAATCCAGGACTTCAAACTCTAACACTGAAAAGAACTTATCAAGGTGAAGAGATAGAAGTTGAAGTTCACATGCCCGATCTAGTTACTGGTGAAAATGATGATGATCCTGATGGGGATAATAGTGAAAAGGCTAGTCTATCTAGCTTGCCACTGGTTGTTAGTGTCTCTAAGAAGGATGGACCTAGTCTAGAGTTTAGTTGCATTTCTTACCCTGATGAAATTGAGATTGACAGCTTGGCAGCTAAACATCCAGAAATTTCTGATGAGGAGATTGCCTATAAGGGCCCTAGCTTCGT TGATTTGGATGAGGACCTGCAGAAGGCTTTCAAGAGGTATTTAAATATAAGAGGAATCAAGCCCAGCACAATTAATTTCTTGCATGAGTACATGATCAACAAGAACAGTAAAGAAGA
- the LOC142638172 gene encoding LOW QUALITY PROTEIN: LRR receptor-like serine/threonine-protein kinase EFR (The sequence of the model RefSeq protein was modified relative to this genomic sequence to represent the inferred CDS: inserted 1 base in 1 codon), with protein MKLHQTNLFAFWPILLFSISLLCLLQPTTTAIPPTNETDRLALLKFKESITDTYMMLSSWDDSMHFCHWSGITCGRRHQRVTALDLQGYKLRGSISPYISNLTFLRIINLQNNSFYDKIPHEVGHLFRLQELYLNNNTLEGEVPSILSNCSNARIINFNXNELNGKIPAELGSLKKLDMLGLSANNLTGRIPQSFGNLSSIRNLSLQFNNLVGNIPYRIGHLKNLVSFTISANEISGTIPSSLYNISSLQIFSVSINQLNDTLPANIGLTLPNLRELLFGINKFSGPIPISLCNASQLQVLDLGINNFVGLVPNNLGNLPDLWYLDLYSNHLGGSLDFLKSLTNCSRLDFLDIGTNQFRGVLPIPVGNLSTQLTGLYFGSNEISGTIPVTLGNLVNLIALSLNNNLFTGLIPTIFEKFQKIQALKLNGNRLLGEIPTSIGNLTRLFLLDLFENRLEGSIPPSLGNCQNLQILDISQNNLSGLIPPQLIGLSSLSILLNLSHNSFTGKLPFEVGNLKNINQLDISENNLPGEIPSSIGNCLILEYLSLQGNSFEGSLPSSMASLKGLKVLDVSRNNLSRSIPKGLEKLHFLEDLNISFNDIEGKVPTEGVFKNASAISAIGNTKLCGGVPQLLLPPCPVEFMKPTKSLSFRLKISIIGVVVCFLLFSFILFLHRRKKSKRNSSSLGSTIDFLPNVSYKMLYQATNGFSPSNLVGTGSFGSVYKGVLQPEERLVAVKVLNLQRKGASKSFMAECNVLRNIRHRNLVQILTCCSSMDYSGNQFKALVFEFMTNGSLDTWLHLKINKEDHSRVLSLCQRLNIAIDVAYALDYLHNHSVQPIIHCDLKPSNILLDNDLVAHVSDFGLARLVSTVTDSSQKQTSTIGIKGSIGYAAPEYGMGGEVSTEGDVYSFGVFLMEMFLGKRPTDEMFKDDLNLHNFVKMALPKRLVQIVDPTLLIREVEEIPAAAVAAREYNNENEIEADEVNQGIVNHCQVEANVYKCLVSVLEIGLACSVESPKERMNMEEVSKELHSIKNAFLGSRI; from the exons ATGAAGCTTCACCAAACCAATTTATTTGCATTTTGGCCTATACTCCTCTTTTCTATAAGCCTACTATGCTTATTGCAACCTACCACGACTGCCATCCCTCCAACAAATGAGACTGATCGTTTGGCTTTGCTTAAATTCAAAGAATCAATCACTGACACATATATGATGTTGAGCTCATGGGATGATTCTATGCACTTCTGCCACTGGTCTGGAATCACATGTGGCCGACGACACCAAAGAGTCACAGCCTTGGACCTACAAGGGTATAAGTTACGAGGATCCATATCACCTTACATCAGCAACCTCACCTTCCTTAGGATCATCAATCTCCAAAACAACAGCTTCTATGACAAAATCCCACATGAAGTTGGCCATTTGTTCCGACTACAAGAGCTGTATCTTAACAATAACACATTGGAAGGTGAAGTACCATCCATCTTATCCAACTGCTCCAATGCTagaatcataaatttta agaaTGAACTTAATGGGAAAATTCCAGCAGAGTTAGGCTCTTTGAAGAAGCTTGACATGCTTGGGCTTAGTGCAAACAATCTGACAGGAAGAATTCCACAATCTTTTGGAAATCTTTCATCAATTAGAAATTTATCTTTACAATTTAACAACTTGGTGGGAAATATACCATATCGCATTGGTCATCTAAAAAACTTAGTCTCTTTCACCATTTCAGCCAATGAAATCTCAGGTACAATACCTTCCTCCCTTTACAATATATCATCTCTCCAAATATTCTCAGTCTCAATAAACCAACTCAACGATACACTGCCAGCCAACATTGGCCTCACTCTCCCTAATCTCAGGGAACTTTTATTTGGTATTAATAAATTCTCTGGGCCAATTCCTATTTCATTATGCAACGCATCTCAGCTTCAAGTCCTTGATCTTGGTATAAACAATTTTGTGGGATTAGTTCCAAATAATTTGGGAAATCTGCCAGATCTTTGGTATCTAGACTTGTATAGCAATCACCTAGGAGGGAGCCTGGATTTCTTAAAATCTTTGACCAATTGTAGTAGACTAGATTTTTTGGATATAGGTACAAACCAATTTAGAGGTGTTTTGCCTATACCTGTTGGTAACTTGTCAACCCAACTTACGGGATTATATTTTGGAAGCAATGAAATTTCTGGAACTATTCCTGTAACATTAGGGAATCTTGTCAACTTAATTGCCTTGAGCTTGAATAATAATCTTTTCACAGGCCTCATTCCCACTATTTTCGAGaagtttcaaaaaattcaagcaCTGAAATTAAATGGAAATAGATTGTTAGGAGAGATACCAACCTCCATAGGCAACTTGACTCGGTTATTCTTACTCGATTTATTTGAAAACAGATTAGAAGGAAGCATACCTCCAAGTCTAGGTAATTGCCAAAATTTGCAAATCTTAGACATTTCACAAAATAATCTTAGTGGACTCATCCCCCCGCAACTTATTGGTCTATCTTCCCTTTCAATACTACTTAACTTGTCTCACAACTCATTTACCGGCAAACTACCTTTTGAAGTAggcaatttgaaaaatattaaccAACTTGATATCTCTGAGAATAATTTGCCTGGGGAAATTCCTAGCTCCATAGGAAATTGTTTGATCTTGGAGTACCTTAGCCTGCAAGGTAATTCCTTTGAAGGATCCTTACCTTCATCTATGGCTTCCTTAAAAGGCCTCAAAGTCCTTGATGTTTCAAGAAATAACTTGTCAAGATCAATTCCAAAAGGTTTAGAAAAGCTtcattttttagaagatttGAACATCTCATTCAATGATATCGAGGGTAAGGTGCCAACAGAGGGAGTTTTCAAAAATGCAAGTGCTATATCAGCGATCGGAAATACTAAACTTTGTGGTGGTGTTCCACAACTGCTGTTGCCTCCATGTCCTGTTGAATTCATGAAACCTACAAAGTCCCTTTCATTCAGACTTAAAATTTCAATCATTGGTGTCGTTGTATGTTTCCTTCTGttttcattcattctttttcttcatcggaggaaaaaatcaaaaaggAATTCATCTTCTTTGGGTTCAACAATAGACTTCCTTCCAAATGTTTCTTATAAAATGCTTTATCAGGCAACCAATGGATTTTCTCCTAGTAACTTAGTTGGGACTGGCAGTTTTGGCTCTGTATATAAAGGAGTTCTTCAACCTGAGGAAAGATTAGTTGCTGTAAAGGTCCTTAACCTTCAACGAAAGGGTGCTTCCAAGAGTTTTATGGCTGAATGTAATGTACTAAGAAATATCCGGCATAGGAATCTTGTCCAGATATTAACATGTTGCTCAAGCATGGATTACAGTGGGAATCAATTTAAAGCTCTAGTCTTTGAATTCATGACAAATGGGAGTTTAGATACCTGGCTGCATCTAAAGATCAACAAGGAAGATCATTCGAGGGTCTTGAGCCTTTGTCAAAGACTAAATATTGCAATTGATGTTGCTTATGCATTAGATTATCTTCACAACCATTCTGTGCAACCAATCATTCATTGTGATTTGAAGCCAAGCAATATTCTTCTTGACAATGACTTGGTGGCTCATGTAAGTGATTTTGGTTTAGCAAGGCTCGTCTCAACTGTTACTGATTCTTCTCAAAAGCAAACTAGTACCATTGGGATAAAGGGGTCTATTGGCTATGCTGCTCCAG AGTATGGCATGGGCGGCGAGGTATCAACAGAGGGGGACGTGTATAGCTTTGGAGTATTTCTAATGGAGATGTTCTTGGGAAAGAGACCAACTGATGAAATGTTTAAAGATGATCTCAATCTCCACAATTTTGTTAAGATGGCATTGCCAAAACGTCTTGTTCAAATTGTGGACCCAACACTTCTCATAAGAGAAGTTGAAGAAATTCCAGCAGCTGCAGTGGCAGCTAGAGAATATAATAATGAGAATGAAATTGAAGCAGATGAAGTAAATCAAGGTATAGTTAATCACTGCCAAGTGGAAGCTAATGTGTATAAGTGCTTAGTCTCAGTCCTTGAAATTGGTCTTGCATGTTCCGTGGAGTcaccaaaagaaagaatgaatatgGAGGAAGTTAGCAAGGAActacattcaataaaaaatgcTTTTCTTGGTTCTAGGATTTGA